Proteins encoded by one window of Cyclobacteriaceae bacterium:
- a CDS encoding DUF433 domain-containing protein: protein MNWQDHIISDKDVLLGKPTIKGTRISVEHIVGLLAQGWSEEDILENFPRLTKESLQAVFAYIHECMHDGLLFTPTRKTA from the coding sequence ATGAATTGGCAAGACCATATTATTTCCGATAAAGATGTGTTGTTAGGAAAGCCCACCATAAAAGGTACGCGAATTTCTGTTGAACACATCGTAGGTCTTCTCGCACAAGGTTGGTCTGAAGAGGATATTCTGGAAAATTTTCCCCGATTGACAAAGGAGTCACTTCAAGCGGTTTTTGCATACATTCACGAATGCATGCATGATGGACTGCTGTTTACGCCCACCAGAAAGACAGCCTGA
- a CDS encoding thioesterase family protein: MYQSETTVRVRYGETDQMGYVYYGYYAMYYEVARVEALRKLGLTYREIEAMGIIMPVLENHSKFLTAGKYDEQLRIVTTIKEKPSVRISFHYDIYNEENKLIHQGQTMLAFVDQKSGRPCRPPQAMMDVLAPFFT; this comes from the coding sequence ATGTATCAGTCGGAAACTACGGTACGGGTTCGTTATGGTGAAACTGATCAGATGGGTTACGTGTATTACGGCTACTACGCCATGTACTATGAAGTGGCGCGTGTGGAGGCGTTGCGCAAACTGGGTTTAACCTATCGGGAAATTGAAGCGATGGGCATCATCATGCCCGTGCTGGAAAATCATTCGAAGTTTTTAACCGCGGGCAAGTATGATGAGCAACTGCGCATTGTTACCACCATTAAAGAAAAACCTTCGGTGCGCATTTCCTTTCATTACGATATTTATAACGAAGAAAACAAACTGATACACCAGGGACAAACCATGCTGGCATTTGTGGACCAGAAGTCGGGGAGGCCGTGCCGCCCGCCACAAGCCATGATGGATGTACTGGCCCCATTCTTTACATGA
- a CDS encoding L-threonylcarbamoyladenylate synthase codes for MAAELLNIHPQNPEPRKINRVVEVLRKGGIIIYPTDTIYGIGCDLMNKKAVERLCRILDIKPQKLDLSFICNDLSHISEYVKRIDTPVFKVLKKTLPGPYTFIFESSSRVPKILDVNKKTVGIRIPNHNIPRNIVAELGNPLITSSIKDDDHIKEYTTDPEEIYEDFKHQVDLVIDGGAGGNVPSTVVDCTQDEPELIRQGLGEIVW; via the coding sequence ATGGCAGCCGAGTTGTTGAACATCCATCCGCAAAATCCTGAACCGCGAAAGATCAATCGTGTGGTAGAGGTATTGCGCAAGGGCGGCATCATCATCTACCCCACCGATACCATTTACGGTATCGGTTGCGATTTGATGAACAAAAAAGCTGTAGAACGGCTCTGTCGCATTTTGGACATCAAGCCACAAAAACTCGACTTGTCTTTTATCTGCAACGACCTCAGTCATATTTCGGAATATGTGAAACGCATCGACACGCCCGTATTTAAAGTGTTGAAGAAAACGTTGCCCGGTCCGTACACCTTTATATTTGAGTCGAGCAGCCGTGTGCCTAAAATTCTGGACGTCAACAAAAAAACAGTGGGCATTCGTATTCCCAATCACAACATACCGCGCAACATTGTAGCGGAGTTGGGTAATCCGTTAATCACCTCATCCATCAAAGATGATGATCACATAAAGGAATACACCACCGATCCGGAAGAAATCTATGAAGACTTTAAACACCAGGTTGATTTGGTGATTGATGGTGGAGCAGGTGGAAACGTGCCATCTACGGTAGTGGATTGTACACAAGATGAACCTGAATTGATTCGACAAGGGTTGGGAGAAATTGTTTGGTGA
- a CDS encoding tetratricopeptide repeat protein — MKLRKFAILLITLLSLPEGFQTNAQAHQKIDSLALLLNKHPQEDTARVRLLNQLGFEYWTINPQQSERYGREAHRLATQLNDETGLAMAYRVVGVSYWSRGEFYHALVHLFKSQELYKKLGDHLGEGNATMNIGLVYADQKDYGRALEHFLRANQLFEKLGRDDRIGITYNKIGSVYLEKGELDKAGKYLFDGLHIHTRNNFAFGILEACNRIGLYYRDKGELKEAEDYLMRSLAIAEQNKDLEHLVKNLENLASVYIRQGNLGKAKSFLGRALPLAQEHQYKKWLRDIYKDYKDLYALRNDYTRAFTYAEKFEAIKDSIFSEEKAAQLANLELEHQMAEQQQAIKLKEKEIQLLQQQTRFDKLIRVSLILGTILVLILVYIVLRNQRYRYKKNQELLEQNHALAEKELENARLKEIELQQALEFKNKELTSYTVNFIRKNELIEELKEKIISLKNTSQQPQTELNSLLNLVQQNTSIDRDWDDFKRTFENVHHNFFGNLLNRYPDLTPAELRLCALICLNLSAKEMASLMGISPDSVKTARYRLRKKFGLEQEQGLDEFVLRFTQLQ, encoded by the coding sequence ATGAAACTCCGGAAGTTCGCCATACTCCTCATCACGTTGCTTTCCTTACCGGAAGGATTTCAGACGAATGCCCAGGCACACCAAAAAATTGATAGCCTTGCCCTATTGCTCAACAAGCACCCACAGGAAGATACCGCTCGGGTTCGGCTACTCAACCAGCTTGGCTTTGAATACTGGACGATCAATCCGCAACAATCGGAACGCTATGGACGAGAAGCGCACCGGTTGGCCACCCAACTCAACGATGAAACCGGGTTGGCGATGGCCTATCGCGTAGTGGGGGTTTCATATTGGTCACGAGGCGAATTTTATCATGCCTTGGTGCACTTGTTCAAAAGTCAGGAGTTGTATAAGAAACTGGGCGACCACCTGGGTGAAGGAAACGCCACGATGAACATTGGGTTGGTGTATGCCGATCAAAAGGATTACGGCCGTGCATTGGAACATTTTCTTCGTGCCAATCAACTGTTTGAAAAACTGGGGCGAGATGATCGTATCGGCATTACCTACAATAAAATCGGTTCCGTGTATCTTGAAAAAGGCGAACTCGACAAGGCCGGTAAATATTTATTTGATGGCCTCCACATCCACACGCGAAATAATTTTGCATTCGGCATTTTGGAAGCCTGCAACCGCATTGGGCTGTACTACCGCGATAAAGGTGAACTGAAGGAAGCTGAGGATTACCTGATGCGTTCATTGGCTATTGCCGAGCAGAACAAAGACCTGGAACACCTGGTCAAAAATCTTGAAAACCTGGCCAGCGTGTACATCCGGCAAGGAAACCTGGGTAAAGCAAAATCATTTCTGGGTCGTGCCTTACCGCTGGCGCAGGAACATCAGTACAAAAAATGGCTGCGCGACATCTACAAAGATTACAAAGACTTATATGCCCTTCGCAACGATTACACGCGAGCGTTTACTTACGCTGAAAAATTTGAAGCCATAAAAGACAGCATCTTCAGCGAAGAGAAAGCTGCGCAGTTGGCAAACCTGGAATTGGAACACCAAATGGCCGAACAACAACAGGCCATTAAACTGAAAGAAAAAGAAATTCAGTTGCTGCAACAACAAACCCGTTTTGACAAACTGATCAGAGTTTCCCTGATCTTAGGTACGATACTCGTGCTTATCCTGGTTTATATCGTGCTGCGCAATCAGCGGTATCGGTATAAAAAGAATCAGGAGTTGCTGGAACAAAACCACGCACTGGCCGAGAAGGAACTGGAAAATGCGCGCCTGAAAGAAATTGAGCTGCAACAGGCGCTGGAGTTTAAAAACAAGGAGCTTACTTCATATACGGTAAACTTCATCCGTAAGAATGAGCTCATCGAGGAACTGAAGGAAAAAATCATTTCCCTGAAAAATACCTCACAACAACCCCAAACCGAGTTGAACTCCTTGCTCAACCTGGTGCAGCAAAACACCAGCATCGACCGCGATTGGGATGATTTTAAGCGCACCTTTGAAAATGTTCACCACAATTTTTTTGGCAACCTGCTAAACCGCTACCCTGACCTCACCCCGGCTGAGTTACGGTTGTGCGCCCTTATCTGCCTCAACCTGTCGGCCAAGGAAATGGCATCCCTCATGGGCATCTCACCCGACAGTGTGAAGACCGCCCGCTACCGCCTCCGCAAAAAGTTTGGGCTGGAGCAGGAACAAGGCCTGGATGAATTTGTGCTCCGGTTCACCCAATTGCAGTAA
- a CDS encoding ATP-dependent Clp protease ATP-binding subunit, with protein MEAKFSNRVKEVISLSREEALRLGHDYIGTEHLLLGLIREGEGVAVGVLKKLGVPLDALRGEIEKISKGTATHEIKNLANIPLTKASEKVLKITYLEAKIFKAQLIGTEHLLLSILRDADNLATQILSKFDVNYETVKEMLEYQHEGPQAASDTDDPDDDSSRIFGGGAGTGKEKKGTEKSRTPVLDNFGRDLTRLAEDGKLDPIVGREKEIERVAQILSRRKKNNPILIGEPGVGKTAIAEGLALRIIQKKVSRVLFGKRVVTLDLASLVAGTKYRGQFEERMKAVMNELEKSPDVILFIDELHTIVGAGGASGSLDASNMFKPALARGEIQCIGATTLDEYRQYIEKDGALARRFQMVMVDSTTPEETIQILENIKEKYEDHHHVLYTKEAIESCVKLSDRYISDRFLPDKAIDVMDEAGARVHINNIHVPEEIVKLEEAIEDVKKEKNRVVKSQKYEEAAQLRDKEKKLLEQLDIAKTKWEEKTRTEKYTVNEDNVADVIAMMTGIPTKRIAQKESNKLLGMGEELSGKVIGQEEAIKKLTKAIQRTRVGLKDPKKPIGSFIFLGPTGVGKTELAKVLATYLFDKDDSLIRIDMSEYMEKFSVSRLVGAPPGYVGYEEGGQLTEKVRRKPYSVVLLDEIEKAHPDVFNILLQVLDDGILTDGLGRRVDFRNTIIIMTSNIGVRDLKDFGSGIGFSTAAKRENEEEAMKSTIQNALKRVFSPEFLNRLDDVIVFNSLQREHIHKIIDITLKKVFDRITALGYLVELTDKAKDFLSEKGYDQQFGARPLNRAITKYLEDPVAEEILKGEVEEGGTIIADYDGKGDQLTLKVKKPKAASKKD; from the coding sequence ATGGAAGCCAAATTCTCTAACCGCGTAAAAGAAGTGATATCGCTGAGCCGTGAAGAAGCTTTACGTCTTGGTCATGATTATATCGGTACCGAGCATCTGCTTCTCGGCCTCATTCGTGAGGGCGAAGGCGTTGCTGTGGGGGTGTTGAAAAAATTGGGTGTACCACTCGATGCGCTGCGTGGAGAGATTGAAAAAATTTCGAAAGGCACAGCCACACATGAAATAAAAAACCTGGCCAACATACCGTTGACCAAAGCTTCAGAGAAAGTGTTGAAGATCACCTACCTCGAAGCAAAAATTTTTAAGGCGCAGTTAATCGGCACAGAACATTTGCTGCTCTCCATCCTGCGTGATGCCGACAACCTGGCCACACAAATCTTAAGCAAGTTCGATGTGAACTACGAAACCGTAAAAGAAATGCTCGAATACCAACACGAAGGTCCGCAAGCCGCGTCTGATACTGACGATCCGGATGATGATTCATCACGCATCTTTGGTGGTGGTGCCGGAACCGGAAAAGAAAAGAAGGGAACCGAAAAATCGCGCACACCGGTGCTGGATAATTTCGGTCGCGATTTAACACGTTTAGCCGAAGACGGTAAACTCGACCCGATTGTGGGGCGTGAAAAAGAGATTGAACGCGTGGCGCAGATTCTGAGCCGCAGAAAGAAAAACAACCCGATATTAATTGGTGAACCCGGTGTGGGTAAAACCGCCATCGCAGAAGGGTTGGCGTTGCGCATCATCCAGAAAAAAGTTTCGCGCGTGTTGTTTGGCAAGCGCGTAGTTACGCTTGACCTCGCTTCGCTGGTTGCCGGTACCAAATACCGCGGTCAGTTTGAAGAGCGCATGAAGGCCGTGATGAATGAACTGGAAAAATCTCCGGATGTGATTTTGTTCATCGATGAACTCCACACCATTGTAGGTGCGGGTGGCGCTTCCGGTTCGCTGGATGCTTCCAACATGTTTAAGCCTGCATTGGCACGCGGAGAGATCCAATGCATTGGCGCAACTACACTGGATGAGTATCGTCAGTACATCGAAAAAGACGGTGCGCTGGCGCGCAGGTTCCAAATGGTAATGGTGGATTCCACTACACCGGAAGAAACCATCCAGATCTTAGAGAACATCAAGGAAAAATACGAAGATCACCACCACGTACTGTATACCAAAGAAGCCATTGAATCGTGCGTGAAGTTATCCGATCGCTACATCAGCGACCGCTTTTTACCAGATAAAGCTATTGATGTAATGGATGAAGCTGGTGCACGCGTACACATTAACAACATTCACGTGCCGGAAGAAATTGTGAAGCTGGAAGAGGCGATTGAAGATGTGAAGAAAGAAAAGAACCGCGTAGTGAAAAGCCAGAAGTACGAAGAGGCGGCACAACTGCGCGATAAGGAGAAAAAACTGCTGGAGCAATTAGACATTGCCAAAACCAAGTGGGAAGAAAAAACCCGTACAGAAAAATATACCGTTAACGAAGACAACGTGGCTGATGTAATCGCCATGATGACGGGTATTCCTACCAAGCGCATCGCCCAGAAAGAAAGCAACAAGTTGTTGGGCATGGGTGAAGAACTGAGCGGCAAGGTAATTGGCCAGGAAGAAGCCATTAAGAAATTAACCAAAGCCATTCAACGCACACGTGTGGGGTTGAAAGATCCGAAGAAACCGATTGGTTCGTTCATCTTCCTCGGCCCTACCGGTGTGGGTAAAACGGAATTGGCTAAAGTACTCGCTACCTATTTGTTCGATAAGGATGATTCATTGATCCGCATCGACATGAGTGAATACATGGAGAAATTCTCCGTATCGCGATTGGTGGGTGCGCCTCCGGGCTATGTAGGCTATGAAGAAGGCGGACAGCTTACTGAGAAAGTGAGACGCAAGCCTTATTCGGTTGTACTGCTTGATGAAATTGAAAAAGCACACCCAGATGTGTTCAACATTCTGTTACAGGTGCTTGACGATGGTATTCTTACCGATGGGTTAGGCAGACGCGTAGACTTCCGCAACACCATCATCATCATGACATCCAACATTGGTGTTCGCGATTTGAAAGATTTCGGGTCGGGCATTGGTTTCTCAACAGCCGCCAAGCGCGAGAACGAAGAGGAAGCGATGAAGTCGACCATACAGAATGCGTTGAAGCGTGTGTTCAGTCCGGAATTTTTGAATCGTTTGGATGATGTGATTGTGTTCAACTCGTTGCAACGCGAACACATCCACAAGATCATCGACATCACGTTGAAGAAAGTATTTGATCGCATCACTGCGTTAGGTTATTTGGTTGAGCTTACCGACAAGGCCAAAGATTTCCTATCAGAAAAAGGGTACGACCAACAATTTGGTGCACGTCCGTTGAACCGGGCCATCACCAAATACCTGGAAGATCCGGTGGCAGAAGAAATTCTGAAAGGCGAAGTGGAGGAAGGCGGTACCATCATTGCCGACTACGATGGCAAAGGCGACCAGCTCACGCTGAAGGTGAAAAAGCCGAAGGCGGCATCGAAGAAAGATTAA
- a CDS encoding zinc ribbon domain-containing protein YjdM codes for MPDSTKCPKCSSLYGYPTGTSMMCPECGHEWNPEEVSGDSATTEVTDSLVVKDANGNVLQDGDTVILIKDLPVKGASKAIKAGTKVKNIKLTDGDHNIDCKVDGFGAMALKSIYVRKG; via the coding sequence ATGCCTGATTCTACCAAATGTCCGAAATGTAGTTCGTTATACGGTTATCCTACTGGCACTTCCATGATGTGCCCGGAGTGTGGGCACGAATGGAACCCGGAGGAAGTCAGCGGGGATTCAGCAACCACTGAAGTGACTGATTCCCTGGTTGTGAAAGATGCCAACGGAAATGTGTTACAGGATGGCGATACCGTAATCCTGATTAAAGACTTGCCGGTAAAAGGTGCATCCAAAGCCATCAAGGCTGGCACCAAAGTGAAGAACATCAAGCTTACCGATGGCGACCACAACATCGATTGCAAGGTAGATGGCTTTGGCGCCATGGCGCTCAAGAGTATATACGTGCGCAAGGGGTAA
- the mltG gene encoding endolytic transglycosylase MltG, giving the protein MKRNGSPIKLFAFILVSVLLITFSFYAYQICYTPNILVGKEDRYLYIPQEATFETVQKTLHEGGYVQDLMSFSFLSRLMDYDKLVKPGRFLLRANMNNLQVIRFLRSGEQEPVRITFNNVRLISDLGPKITQNIMTTPEEFDAALAGFLANGSHGFTSDNITCMFIPNTYEVYYTISAKQLVERMHDEYENFWNDERKQKAEAIGLTPIQVSILASIVQAESVKRDEAPVIAGLYLNRLKQGIALQADPTLVFAVGDFTLKRVLDKHKEVESPYNTYKYRGLPPGPINMPEIASIDAVLNYKPSNFLYMCAKEDFSGYHNFTANYNEHLRNAQRYQQALTREQRIARAKQNNK; this is encoded by the coding sequence ATGAAACGCAACGGAAGTCCCATTAAGCTTTTTGCCTTTATCCTGGTGTCGGTATTGCTGATCACGTTTTCGTTTTATGCATACCAGATTTGCTACACACCCAACATTTTGGTAGGCAAGGAAGATCGGTACCTATACATTCCGCAGGAGGCCACCTTTGAAACAGTGCAGAAAACCCTGCACGAAGGCGGCTATGTGCAAGACCTGATGTCGTTTAGTTTTTTATCCAGGTTAATGGATTACGATAAGCTGGTAAAGCCCGGAAGGTTTTTGTTGCGCGCCAACATGAACAACCTGCAGGTAATACGCTTTTTACGTTCCGGTGAGCAAGAGCCGGTACGCATCACCTTTAATAATGTGCGCCTGATCAGCGACCTCGGGCCGAAGATCACACAAAACATTATGACCACACCCGAAGAGTTTGACGCAGCACTGGCTGGTTTCCTCGCCAACGGCTCGCACGGGTTTACGTCAGACAACATTACCTGCATGTTTATTCCGAATACATACGAAGTGTACTACACCATTTCAGCGAAGCAACTGGTGGAACGCATGCACGATGAATATGAGAATTTCTGGAATGATGAGCGCAAACAAAAAGCCGAAGCCATTGGGCTTACCCCTATTCAGGTTTCGATTTTAGCTTCCATCGTACAAGCCGAATCGGTGAAGCGCGATGAAGCACCTGTAATTGCTGGTCTTTATTTGAATCGATTAAAACAAGGCATTGCCTTACAAGCAGATCCTACGTTAGTGTTTGCTGTGGGGGATTTTACGTTAAAGCGTGTACTCGATAAACACAAGGAAGTAGAATCGCCTTACAACACCTATAAATACAGAGGCCTGCCGCCCGGCCCCATCAACATGCCGGAGATTGCCTCCATTGATGCGGTGCTCAACTACAAGCCCAGCAATTTTTTGTACATGTGCGCCAAGGAAGATTTTTCGGGCTACCATAATTTTACCGCCAACTACAACGAGCATTTGCGAAATGCGCAACGTTACCAGCAAGCCCTTACCCGCGAACAGCGCATTGCACGCGCCAAACAAAACAACAAATAA
- a CDS encoding YihY/virulence factor BrkB family protein → MKYKYKRYFLQLTQAQLLLSWMKRVRFKKYDNVSLYLIVKTLLANLQKDEILDRANGVAFNFIIAIFPAIIFLFTLIPYVSAYFPSLNTDAIMLFLGEQLPPSMFEVISSTVLDIVSNQRGGLLSFGFLLSFYLSTNGMMALMRAFNACYKTIENRGALKTRFIATALTVNLAVALLVAIALLIIGQLVLNYITTNLNELPGINLDGATVYLLFALRFIVIFIVFFLVIASMYYFGPAIHYNWRFFSIGSTVATFLILAVSYGFSYYITHFGTYNKVYGSIGVLIALMIWIQLITIVLLAGYELNASIHDSRRKESIRQARRVIKKMEAVRS, encoded by the coding sequence ATGAAGTACAAGTACAAACGGTATTTCCTTCAGCTCACACAAGCGCAACTGCTGTTGTCGTGGATGAAGCGGGTGCGGTTTAAAAAGTACGACAACGTTTCACTGTACCTCATTGTAAAAACGCTGCTGGCCAATTTGCAGAAAGACGAAATACTCGATCGCGCCAACGGTGTGGCGTTCAACTTCATCATCGCCATTTTTCCAGCCATCATCTTTTTGTTCACGTTGATTCCATACGTGTCGGCTTATTTTCCCAGCCTGAACACCGATGCCATCATGCTGTTTTTAGGTGAGCAGTTGCCGCCAAGCATGTTTGAGGTGATTTCATCCACTGTGTTGGATATTGTGAGCAATCAACGGGGCGGACTGTTGTCGTTTGGTTTTTTGTTATCGTTTTATTTGTCGACCAATGGGATGATGGCGCTGATGCGCGCGTTCAATGCGTGTTACAAAACCATTGAAAACCGCGGAGCACTGAAGACGCGTTTTATTGCTACCGCGTTAACCGTTAACCTGGCTGTAGCCTTGTTGGTAGCCATTGCGTTGCTCATCATCGGGCAGTTGGTGTTGAATTACATTACCACCAACTTGAATGAGTTGCCAGGCATTAACCTGGATGGCGCCACGGTGTACCTGCTGTTCGCGTTGCGCTTCATTGTGATTTTCATTGTGTTCTTTCTGGTGATTGCCAGTATGTACTACTTCGGCCCGGCCATTCATTACAACTGGCGGTTTTTCTCCATCGGTTCAACGGTGGCAACATTTTTAATTTTGGCAGTTTCATACGGGTTTTCGTATTACATCACGCACTTTGGCACATACAATAAAGTTTACGGATCGATTGGTGTGCTCATTGCGTTGATGATCTGGATACAACTCATCACCATTGTGTTGCTGGCTGGCTACGAGCTCAACGCCAGCATACACGACAGCCGCAGAAAAGAATCCATCCGCCAGGCCCGAAGGGTGATTAAAAAGATGGAGGCGGTGCGAAGTTAG
- a CDS encoding DUF5615 family PIN-like protein, giving the protein MKFLANENFPLKSVLYLQNKGFDIQAIGVDNPSIEDNVVMEIAIREKRTILTFDRDYGELIFKHNYQPQKGVIYLRLDQYDADEPGRLIEELILKNEFDFDNALTVLDRSGIRQRKY; this is encoded by the coding sequence ATGAAATTTTTAGCCAACGAAAATTTCCCATTAAAAAGCGTTCTATACTTACAAAATAAAGGTTTCGATATTCAGGCAATTGGTGTCGACAATCCAAGTATTGAGGATAATGTGGTTATGGAAATTGCCATACGGGAAAAGCGGACTATTCTGACGTTTGACCGAGATTATGGGGAATTAATTTTTAAGCATAATTACCAGCCACAAAAAGGTGTAATCTATTTACGGCTCGATCAATACGATGCTGATGAGCCCGGTAGACTTATCGAAGAACTGATCCTCAAAAATGAATTTGACTTTGATAATGCATTAACAGTTTTGGACAGGTCTGGTATCAGGCAGAGGAAATATTGA
- a CDS encoding WbqC family protein — MRCLIELHYLPSIAYFSVLLKHDAVVLEAHEHFVKQSFRNRCTILTANGMQNLVVPLTEKHGKVTMKGIRIDYSQKWLNNHWRAITSAYRNAPFFEHYADDLHDILFRQPPFLYDLNRELLTICLRWLRSEIPVLETSHYQKTVEQGVMDFRNTLIAKKPETLDKYYTPVPYTQVFGKAFVKHFSFVDLIFCLGPEARKVVEAGAAGK, encoded by the coding sequence GTGCGTTGCCTCATTGAACTTCATTACCTCCCTTCCATTGCTTACTTCAGCGTGTTGCTCAAGCACGATGCCGTTGTGTTGGAAGCACACGAACATTTTGTGAAGCAATCGTTTAGAAACCGCTGCACCATACTCACCGCCAACGGAATGCAAAACCTGGTGGTTCCGCTCACCGAAAAACACGGTAAGGTTACCATGAAGGGTATCCGCATCGATTACAGTCAGAAGTGGTTAAACAACCACTGGCGCGCCATCACCTCGGCCTACCGTAATGCACCTTTCTTTGAACATTATGCCGATGACCTGCATGACATCCTTTTCCGGCAGCCGCCATTTTTGTACGACCTCAACCGCGAACTGCTGACAATCTGTCTTAGGTGGTTGAGAAGCGAAATTCCCGTTCTGGAAACTTCCCATTACCAAAAAACTGTTGAACAAGGTGTTATGGATTTTCGAAACACCCTGATTGCCAAAAAACCGGAAACACTCGATAAATATTACACACCTGTTCCCTATACACAGGTGTTTGGCAAAGCATTTGTGAAACACTTTAGCTTTGTCGACCTGATCTTTTGCCTGGGCCCTGAAGCCCGGAAGGTTGTTGAGGCAGGAGCCGCGGGGAAATGA